A region of the Leeuwenhoekiella sp. MAR_2009_132 genome:
TTGTATTTAAATTTTTAGAGTCTGCAACTATAATAATATTTTTGCCTTTGCCATCCTGCTTTATAAAACCAAGCATTTGCTCTTTTAATATTTTGTCATCAGGACGTGATTGAAACAAATTTGCACTCATAGTTAAAGAAGGCACAATGGGTGAAACAACGGGAATAGCTCTCGCTCGTAATAATGAAGACGTTTTTTCAACGTTTGAGGTAAGTAAGGGCCCTATAACAGCGTTCATCTTATCAAAATCTTTACGGTTCACTATTTCCTCAATCTTGCGATCATTACTTGCCTTACCTGCTGAACGTGAATATTCGGTATCATAAACATATAGATTAGAAGATATACCCAAAGCCTTAGCTGAATCTACAGCCATTAATGACCCACTGTAGAAATCTAACGCTATATTCATAACACGGTCAGATTTTAAAGCGCTTTTATTCAATTCTTCAGAGTCTACCTGTGCACTTCCTAAATTAAATGGAAGCATAACAGCAATATTTTTTACAGACAAGTTCTTTAAGTTATTCGCTAAATTTATAGCTCCACCCGTTGTAGTAACCTGTACCTCATTTGTGAGTTTAGATTTTGGTAAAGTCAATACCATACCACTCTTAAGACCATCTTTTAATGAAGGATTTAGGGTAGTAAGTTGTTCCTCGGTCATACCCCATCTTTGGGTTAACCTGAATAATGTTTCTTTAGGCTTTACTTCATAAAAACCATATTTACTGTCTTCTATAACCGCATCATTTGTATAGGCTTTATCTGGCACATTAACGATGTCCCCTATTTGTAAACCATCCACAATATCCGGATTCAGGTTTTCTAATTCTGCTACCGAAATACCATACATCGATGCCAAACCGTATTTAGTTTCCTTGGGTTTTACAATATGTTTTCTATTTGTAGAAGTTGGTTTTGAAATTTCAGTAACAGCAGAAGTACCTGAGCCGGGTTTTAAAATTTTAATCGTCTCCCCGTTTCTTAGTTCTGCACTGTATAAATGCTGATTGTACCGCTTAATTGTAGATTCTGCAACTTCATATTTTTTTGAGAGATTGTAAAGAGTCTCCCCTTTTTGTACGGTATGAAAAATAAATTTCTCATTCTCACTGCTATTTGATGCCGTGGTATTAGCGTTTCCGCCAGGTAAAATTAAAACCAAACCCGGGTACAATTGATTTTTTGCTTCCGGATTAAGACGGTAAATCTCGTACACGGTAACATTGTATTTATTTGCAATACTAGATACTGTTTCTCCTTGTACTACACGGTGACTTGAGTAGGTTTGCTGACCTATACTTGAACAACTGAATACAACGAAAATGAAAATAAATAATATGGTTACATTTCTCATTAGTGAGCTTTATTATAAATGGGATTTTAAGTTAAAACTCAAAATCCCATTTTTGATTTAAATTTAAAATATAAGTCTCTGATAATTTGAATATTAAAAAATATAATTTGAACAGAAGTTCATTTTTCAACACTATAAACAAAGACCTTCTTTACTATAATTTATGCTAACTATTTAATGAAATAACTTTTGGTTATTCCCACTCAATAGTTGCAGGTGGTTTAGAGCTGATGTCATAGACTACTCTATTAACGCCCTTAACCTTATTTATTATATCATTAGAGACCTTTTGTAAAAAATTATAAGGTAGGTTAACCCAGTCCGCTGTCATACCATCTGTGCTTTCTACAGCGCGTAATGCTACACACTTCTCGTAGGTACGCTCATCGCCCATTACCCCTACCGAATCTACCGGCAATAAAATTGCACCGGCCTGCCACACTTTATCATATAAATCCCATTCTCGTAGACTATTAATAAAAACAGCATCAACCTCTTGTAAAATTCTAACCTTCTCAGGAGTAATGTCTCCTAAAATACG
Encoded here:
- a CDS encoding LysM peptidoglycan-binding domain-containing protein; translation: MRNVTILFIFIFVVFSCSSIGQQTYSSHRVVQGETVSSIANKYNVTVYEIYRLNPEAKNQLYPGLVLILPGGNANTTASNSSENEKFIFHTVQKGETLYNLSKKYEVAESTIKRYNQHLYSAELRNGETIKILKPGSGTSAVTEISKPTSTNRKHIVKPKETKYGLASMYGISVAELENLNPDIVDGLQIGDIVNVPDKAYTNDAVIEDSKYGFYEVKPKETLFRLTQRWGMTEEQLTTLNPSLKDGLKSGMVLTLPKSKLTNEVQVTTTGGAINLANNLKNLSVKNIAVMLPFNLGSAQVDSEELNKSALKSDRVMNIALDFYSGSLMAVDSAKALGISSNLYVYDTEYSRSAGKASNDRKIEEIVNRKDFDKMNAVIGPLLTSNVEKTSSLLRARAIPVVSPIVPSLTMSANLFQSRPDDKILKEQMLGFIKQDGKGKNIIIVADSKNLNTKERILSLYPDAKIVSPRSSGNGYYIRSSDLVSKLSRTIENWVILESNDIALISNITTTLSTQLSNSAITLLTTDKGSAYESDDVSNITLMKLNFHFPSVDREYDFKHKDFINAYISKYGYAPSSYAVRGYDITFDTLLRLAAAESLYSAADAGYITQYVENKFNYVQDPISSGYYNKASYIIKYGKDLEEIVVEVSNDMKNTSGVLKN